A single window of Luteipulveratus halotolerans DNA harbors:
- a CDS encoding AAA family ATPase has translation MTDHASYAGPPAEGARPAGGARPAGAPSPAPEADQARESLLAVRREVGKAVVGQDAAVTGMIIALLARGHVLLEGVPGVAKTLLVRSVAAALSVETKRVQFTPDLMPGDITGSLVYDARSSDFAFRPGPVFTNLLLADEINRTPPKTQSSLLEAMEERQVSVDGQPRALPDPFLVAATQNPVEYEGTYPLPEAQLDRFLLKVTVPLPQREHELEVLQRHAAGFDPRDLRAAGVQAVAGPADLAAGATAVRQVQVSPEVAAYIVDIARATRQSPSLSLGVSPRGATALLATSRAWAWLNGRAFVTPDDVKALVHSTLAHRLSLRPEAELEGIGVGSVLDSAVGSVPVPR, from the coding sequence ATGACCGACCACGCGTCGTACGCCGGTCCGCCCGCGGAAGGTGCCCGTCCAGCCGGCGGCGCCCGCCCCGCCGGTGCGCCGTCCCCCGCGCCCGAGGCCGACCAGGCCCGCGAGTCGTTGCTCGCCGTCCGCCGCGAGGTGGGCAAGGCGGTGGTCGGGCAGGACGCCGCCGTCACCGGGATGATCATCGCGCTGCTCGCCCGCGGTCACGTGCTGCTGGAGGGCGTGCCCGGTGTCGCCAAGACGCTGCTCGTGCGCTCGGTCGCCGCCGCCCTGTCGGTCGAGACCAAGCGGGTGCAGTTCACCCCCGACCTGATGCCCGGCGACATCACCGGCTCGCTGGTCTACGACGCCCGCTCGTCGGACTTCGCGTTCCGGCCGGGTCCGGTCTTCACCAACCTCCTGCTCGCCGACGAGATCAACCGCACCCCGCCCAAGACGCAGTCCTCGCTGCTGGAGGCGATGGAGGAGCGGCAGGTGTCGGTCGACGGTCAGCCGCGTGCGCTGCCCGACCCGTTCCTGGTCGCCGCGACCCAGAACCCCGTCGAGTACGAAGGCACCTATCCGCTCCCCGAGGCCCAGCTCGACCGCTTCCTGCTCAAGGTCACCGTGCCGCTGCCTCAGCGTGAGCACGAGCTCGAGGTCCTGCAGCGGCACGCCGCCGGGTTCGACCCTCGTGACCTGAGGGCGGCCGGCGTCCAGGCGGTCGCCGGCCCGGCCGACCTCGCTGCGGGAGCCACGGCCGTACGCCAGGTGCAGGTCTCCCCCGAGGTCGCCGCCTACATCGTCGACATCGCACGCGCGACCCGGCAGTCACCGTCCCTGTCCCTGGGCGTCTCGCCTCGAGGCGCGACCGCGCTGCTGGCGACCTCGCGGGCCTGGGCGTGGCTCAACGGCCGCGCGTTCGTCACGCCTGACGACGTCAAGGCCCTCGTGCACTCGACGCTCGCCCACCGGCTCTCGCTGCGACCGGAGGCCGAGCTCGAGGGCATCGGCGTCGGCAGCGTCCTCGACTCCGCCGTCGGCTCGGTGCCCGTGCCCCGCTGA
- a CDS encoding DUF58 domain-containing protein: MAITSRAVLLTASGLVPVVLWPSTATVLLWAAFVLLVIGLDVLLAVRPDRLVLQRSPDPQVRLGESAESVLTVRNPTSRRFRGVLRDAWQPSAGATGERHRLDLPGGEQRRFTTRLAPTRRGDRLASLVAIRSIGPLGVAARQRTRSVDGYVRSLPPFHSRRHLPSRLAMLRQIDGRSAVRTRGQGTEFDSLRDYVDGDDVRSIDWRATARRQHLVVRTWQPERDRRIVLLLDTSRTSAGRIGDVPRLDAAMDAALLLAALASRAGDRVQLLAGDRRITARITSATDRNQLLHELVTAMAPLEPSLVEASWSRLAGAVNALSRRRALVVLLTPLEPAAIEEGLLPVLPSLVQHHRVVVASVADPSVDAMAARRADAAQAYDAAAAERAIALKERTSEALSRLGVTVIDADPEQLPVRLADHYLLLKSQGLL; the protein is encoded by the coding sequence ATGGCGATCACGAGCAGGGCCGTCCTGCTGACGGCGTCCGGGCTGGTCCCGGTGGTGCTGTGGCCGAGCACGGCCACGGTGCTGCTGTGGGCTGCGTTCGTGCTGCTCGTGATCGGTCTCGACGTCCTGCTCGCGGTCCGCCCTGACCGGCTGGTCCTCCAGCGCTCGCCGGACCCGCAGGTCCGGCTGGGCGAGTCGGCCGAGTCGGTGCTGACCGTGCGCAACCCGACGTCGAGGCGGTTCCGCGGCGTGCTGCGCGATGCGTGGCAGCCCTCCGCCGGCGCGACCGGCGAGCGCCACCGCCTCGACCTGCCCGGCGGTGAGCAGCGCAGGTTCACCACGAGGCTGGCGCCGACCCGCCGCGGCGACCGCCTCGCGTCCCTGGTCGCGATCCGCAGCATCGGCCCCCTCGGAGTCGCAGCCCGGCAGCGGACCCGCTCGGTCGACGGCTACGTCCGGTCGCTGCCCCCGTTCCACTCACGCCGTCATCTGCCGAGCCGCCTCGCCATGCTGCGCCAGATCGACGGGCGCTCGGCCGTGCGCACGCGCGGTCAGGGCACCGAGTTCGACTCGTTGCGTGACTACGTCGACGGCGACGACGTCCGCAGCATCGACTGGCGTGCGACCGCCCGCCGCCAGCACCTCGTCGTCCGGACGTGGCAGCCCGAACGCGACCGGCGCATCGTGCTCCTCCTCGACACCTCGCGCACGAGCGCCGGACGCATCGGCGACGTCCCGCGCCTGGACGCCGCGATGGATGCCGCCCTGCTGCTCGCCGCTCTCGCCTCACGCGCCGGCGACCGGGTGCAGCTGCTCGCAGGCGACCGGCGCATCACCGCACGCATCACCTCGGCCACCGACCGCAACCAGCTGCTCCACGAGCTCGTCACGGCGATGGCGCCCCTGGAGCCCTCCCTCGTCGAGGCGAGCTGGTCACGGCTGGCAGGCGCCGTCAACGCGTTGTCGCGGCGGCGGGCACTCGTCGTGCTGCTCACACCACTCGAACCTGCGGCGATCGAGGAGGGCCTGCTGCCTGTGCTGCCGAGCCTGGTGCAGCACCACCGGGTCGTCGTCGCCTCGGTCGCCGACCCCTCGGTCGACGCCATGGCCGCGCGTCGGGCCGACGCCGCTCAGGCCTACGACGCCGCCGCAGCCGAGCGTGCCATCGCGCTGAAGGAGCGCACCAGCGAGGCGCTCTCACGGCTGGGGGTCACCGTCATCGACGCCGACCCCGAGCAGCTGCCCGTCCGCCTGGCCGACCACTACCTCCTGCTGAAGTCCCAGGGGCTGCTCTGA
- a CDS encoding IS3 family transposase (programmed frameshift) — protein MPKAYPREFRDDVVRVARGREPGVTLEQVAKDFGVHPMTLNKWLRQAAIDDGDKPGTTTAESADLREANRRIRLLEQENEVLRRAAAYLSQAHLPKRLYPLVSELAADGIPVTVTCRVLKLHRQKYYAWLASPVTGRELQAAYRANALFDAHRDDPEFGYRYLLVEAAGAGEVMTPRTAWRFCSANAWWSVFGKKRGSHGKKPGPPVHDDLLAGQDEHGVIRHSFTAAAPNQVWLTDITEHRTGEGKLYLCAIKDACSGRIVGYSISDRMKSTLAVAALDSAVARRRAQGQDVTGCIVHSDRGSQFRSRKFVHALNQHALTGSMGRVGAAGDNAAMESFFALLQKNVLNRRTWDTREDLRIAIITWTERTYHRRRRQDRLGQLTPIEYETIMTTPADQAA, from the exons GTGCCTAAGGCCTACCCCCGAGAGTTTCGTGATGATGTCGTGCGCGTCGCCCGCGGTCGTGAGCCGGGTGTGACGCTGGAGCAGGTCGCCAAGGACTTCGGTGTCCACCCGATGACGTTGAACAAGTGGTTGCGCCAGGCCGCGATCGATGATGGCGACAAGCCGGGCACGACCACGGCTGAGTCTGCTGACCTGCGGGAGGCCAACCGGCGGATACGGCTGCTGGAGCAGGAGAACGAGGTGCTGCGCCGGGCGGCGGCCTACCTGTCTCAGGCGCATCTGCCG AAAAGGCTCTACCCGCTCGTGAGTGAGCTGGCCGCTGACGGGATTCCCGTGACGGTCACGTGCCGGGTCCTGAAGCTCCACCGTCAGAAGTATTACGCCTGGCTGGCCAGTCCGGTCACCGGTCGTGAGCTGCAGGCGGCCTACCGGGCCAACGCGTTGTTCGATGCCCACCGTGATGATCCGGAGTTCGGGTACCGGTACTTGCTTGTGGAGGCCGCCGGCGCGGGTGAGGTGATGACGCCGCGCACGGCGTGGCGGTTCTGTTCGGCGAACGCGTGGTGGTCGGTCTTCGGCAAGAAGCGCGGCAGCCACGGCAAGAAGCCCGGGCCACCGGTGCACGATGACCTGCTCGCTGGTCAGGACGAGCACGGTGTGATCCGGCACTCCTTCACCGCCGCCGCGCCGAACCAGGTGTGGCTGACCGACATCACCGAGCACCGCACTGGTGAGGGGAAGCTGTATCTGTGCGCGATCAAGGACGCCTGCTCCGGGCGGATCGTGGGCTACTCCATCAGCGACCGGATGAAGTCCACCCTCGCGGTCGCAGCCCTGGACTCGGCCGTCGCGCGGCGACGCGCGCAGGGTCAGGACGTCACCGGGTGCATCGTGCACTCCGACCGCGGTAGCCAGTTCCGCTCACGCAAGTTCGTGCACGCCTTGAACCAGCACGCGCTGACCGGGTCGATGGGCCGGGTCGGCGCTGCCGGTGACAACGCCGCGATGGAGTCCTTCTTCGCGCTGCTGCAGAAGAACGTCCTGAACCGCCGCACCTGGGACACCCGCGAAGACCTGCGGATCGCGATCATCACCTGGACCGAACGCACCTACCACCGGCGTCGACGCCAAGACCGCCTCGGCCAGTTGACCCCCATCGAGTACGAGACGATCATGACCACGCCAGCCGATCAGGCGGCATGA
- a CDS encoding stage II sporulation protein M produces the protein MDLDAFVMAHHHEWERLRVLSERRRLSGDEVDELLDLYQRTATHLSIVRSGAPDPSVVQYLSTLLARTRQRTSGVRTVGWADLGRFFTESFPAALYRARRWWLSVAALNVLVALVIGVWVVRNPGVQTGFIPPEQVDQLVNHEFEGYYSEYAAHDFAARVWTNNAWVTAQCIVLGVLGVPVIYVLWQNVLNLGVMGGLLAAHDKTSLFFGLILPHGLLELTAVFVAGGVGLRIFWSWVDPGPRTRMAALAAEARAGVGIALGLVVVLFVTGVIEGFVTPSGLPTWVRVGIGVIAEIAFFAYVFTLGRWAAQRGETGDLGERDLGDSLPVAV, from the coding sequence GTGGACCTCGATGCCTTCGTGATGGCGCACCACCACGAGTGGGAGCGACTGCGGGTGCTGTCCGAGCGGCGGCGCCTCAGCGGGGACGAGGTCGATGAGCTGCTCGACCTCTACCAGCGCACCGCCACGCACCTGTCGATCGTGCGCTCCGGCGCACCCGACCCCTCGGTCGTGCAGTACCTCTCGACACTCCTGGCACGCACCCGCCAGCGCACCTCCGGCGTACGCACCGTCGGGTGGGCAGACCTCGGCCGGTTCTTCACCGAGTCGTTCCCCGCAGCGCTCTACCGAGCCCGGCGCTGGTGGCTCAGCGTGGCTGCGCTCAACGTGCTGGTCGCGCTGGTCATCGGCGTCTGGGTCGTGCGCAACCCCGGCGTCCAGACCGGGTTCATCCCGCCCGAGCAGGTCGACCAGCTGGTCAACCACGAGTTCGAGGGCTACTACTCCGAGTACGCCGCGCACGACTTCGCAGCCCGCGTCTGGACCAACAACGCCTGGGTGACCGCTCAGTGCATCGTCCTCGGGGTCCTCGGCGTCCCGGTGATCTACGTGCTGTGGCAGAACGTCCTCAACCTCGGCGTCATGGGCGGGCTGCTCGCCGCTCACGACAAGACGTCGTTGTTCTTCGGGCTGATCCTGCCGCACGGACTGCTCGAGCTCACCGCGGTCTTCGTCGCCGGCGGGGTCGGGCTGCGGATCTTCTGGTCCTGGGTCGACCCCGGTCCTCGTACGCGCATGGCAGCGCTCGCGGCCGAGGCGCGGGCCGGGGTCGGCATCGCCCTCGGTCTGGTCGTGGTGCTGTTCGTCACCGGTGTGATCGAGGGGTTCGTGACCCCGTCCGGGCTGCCCACGTGGGTTCGGGTCGGCATCGGCGTGATCGCCGAGATCGCGTTCTTCGCCTACGTGTTCACCCTCGGCAGGTGGGCTGCGCAGCGCGGTGAGACCGGCGACCTCGGTGAGCGCGACCTCGGCGACAGCCTGCCCGTCGCGGTATAG
- a CDS encoding RDD family protein, giving the protein MSHPPSTEQPRALRGSEREELITGEAVLLDVPPASLPARLGSGAIDMIVNVIGMLLTLWALVTLALDASEASIQTLFLLDLVTWLVAVPVAVETLTRGRTLGKLVFKLRTVRDDGGPIVFRHALTRGLVGFVELYLLSGVPALLSAMASTRARRLGDLAAGTYVVREANHIRIGPPPMPPPGLDSWARSADIAALPDGVALAVRQYLQRVAGLSPAARHTIGQGLLVQVLPLVSPPPPSGAPAEAVLAAVLAERRRRDSERIAREDDVRRRLLPPDRF; this is encoded by the coding sequence GTGAGTCACCCGCCGAGCACCGAGCAGCCACGCGCCCTGCGCGGCAGTGAGCGCGAGGAGCTCATCACCGGCGAGGCGGTGCTGCTGGACGTCCCGCCGGCGAGCCTGCCGGCACGGCTCGGGTCCGGTGCGATCGACATGATCGTCAACGTCATCGGCATGCTGCTCACCCTCTGGGCGCTGGTGACGCTCGCGCTCGACGCCAGCGAGGCGAGCATCCAGACGTTGTTCCTGCTCGACCTGGTCACCTGGCTGGTCGCCGTTCCGGTCGCCGTCGAGACCCTCACCCGAGGGCGCACCCTCGGCAAGCTCGTCTTCAAGCTGCGCACGGTGCGTGACGACGGAGGGCCGATCGTCTTCCGGCACGCGCTGACCCGCGGGCTCGTCGGCTTCGTCGAGCTCTACCTGTTGTCGGGCGTGCCCGCTCTGCTGTCGGCGATGGCCTCGACACGAGCCCGCCGCCTCGGCGACCTCGCAGCCGGCACCTACGTCGTGCGCGAGGCCAACCACATCCGCATCGGTCCGCCGCCCATGCCGCCGCCCGGCCTCGACTCCTGGGCGCGCAGCGCAGACATCGCGGCGCTTCCCGACGGTGTCGCCCTCGCCGTCCGCCAGTACCTCCAGCGGGTCGCGGGGCTGAGCCCGGCCGCCCGTCACACGATCGGCCAGGGCCTGCTCGTCCAGGTGCTGCCCCTGGTCTCACCGCCGCCCCCGTCAGGCGCTCCGGCTGAGGCTGTGCTGGCCGCGGTGCTCGCCGAACGCCGACGCCGAGACTCCGAGCGCATCGCGCGCGAGGACGACGTACGCCGCCGCCTCCTGCCGCCGGACCGCTTCTAG
- a CDS encoding adenosine deaminase, with amino-acid sequence MDVRPEVIGLPKVLLHDHLDGGLRPQTVVELAEQSGYDQLPTTDVAELGTWFRDAADSGSLERYLETFSHTVGVMQTADALRRVASECAQDLAADGVVYAEVRYAPEQHLERDLSLEEVVEAVSAGFREGERLAAEAGHPIRVTALLTAMRHAAKSTEIAELVVRYRDDGVSGFDIAGAEAGFPPTRHLDAFEYLRRENAHFTIHAGEAFGLPSIWEAIQWCGAERLGHGVRIVDDLFVGDRSLGDDDAPGAFESGDVRLGRLAAYVRDTRIPLEMAPSSNIQTGAAKSFAAHPISLLKELRFRVTVNTDNRLMSGTSMSREMQLLLDEAGWSLDDLRWATTNAMKSAFIPFDERLALIDDVIKPGYDAAGARG; translated from the coding sequence ATGGACGTCCGCCCTGAGGTCATCGGCCTCCCGAAGGTCCTGCTGCACGACCACCTCGACGGCGGCCTGAGGCCGCAGACGGTCGTCGAGCTCGCCGAGCAGAGCGGGTACGACCAGCTGCCCACGACCGACGTGGCCGAGCTCGGCACGTGGTTCCGCGACGCTGCCGACTCGGGTTCGCTGGAGCGCTACCTCGAGACGTTCAGCCACACCGTCGGCGTCATGCAGACCGCTGACGCTCTGCGCCGGGTCGCCTCCGAGTGCGCGCAGGACCTCGCGGCCGACGGCGTCGTCTACGCCGAGGTGCGCTACGCCCCCGAGCAGCACCTCGAGCGCGACCTGTCGCTCGAAGAGGTCGTCGAGGCGGTCAGCGCCGGGTTCCGGGAGGGCGAGCGGCTCGCCGCAGAGGCCGGGCACCCGATCCGCGTCACCGCCCTGCTCACCGCGATGCGGCACGCGGCCAAGAGCACCGAGATCGCCGAGCTCGTGGTCCGCTACCGCGACGACGGCGTGAGCGGCTTCGACATCGCGGGCGCCGAGGCCGGGTTCCCGCCCACGCGACACCTCGACGCGTTCGAGTACCTCCGTCGCGAGAACGCCCACTTCACGATCCACGCGGGTGAGGCGTTCGGGCTGCCGAGCATCTGGGAGGCCATCCAGTGGTGCGGCGCCGAGCGGCTCGGGCACGGCGTCCGGATCGTCGACGACCTGTTCGTGGGTGACCGCTCACTGGGCGACGACGACGCTCCCGGCGCGTTCGAGTCCGGCGACGTGCGCCTGGGCCGGCTGGCGGCGTACGTGCGTGACACCCGCATCCCCCTCGAGATGGCGCCGTCGTCCAACATCCAGACCGGAGCCGCGAAATCCTTTGCGGCACACCCGATCTCGCTGCTCAAGGAGCTGCGGTTCAGGGTCACCGTCAACACCGACAACCGGCTGATGAGCGGCACGTCCATGTCGCGCGAGATGCAGCTGCTCCTCGACGAGGCCGGCTGGAGCCTCGACGACCTGCGGTGGGCGACGACCAACGCGATGAAGTCGGCGTTCATCCCGTTCGACGAGCGCCTCGCGCTGATCGACGACGTCATCAAGCCGGGGTACGACGCGGCCGGCGCTCGCGGCTAG
- a CDS encoding cupin domain-containing protein — MPKLLTEPVRIPVPGGKLIEEHVGLASTGERSVSVAHMVAPAGWDEPFQTPEFDEITVVIKGTVVVDHDGGRLEVTAGQSVVTQGGERIRYSCGPEGAEYVAVCLPAFSPETVNREGE; from the coding sequence ATGCCGAAGCTGCTGACCGAACCCGTCCGCATCCCTGTCCCCGGCGGCAAGCTCATCGAGGAGCACGTCGGGCTGGCCAGCACGGGGGAGCGGTCGGTGTCGGTCGCCCACATGGTCGCCCCGGCGGGCTGGGACGAGCCGTTCCAGACGCCGGAGTTCGACGAGATCACCGTCGTGATCAAGGGCACCGTCGTCGTCGACCACGACGGCGGCCGCCTCGAGGTCACCGCCGGCCAGTCCGTCGTGACCCAGGGCGGCGAGCGCATCCGCTACTCGTGCGGCCCCGAGGGCGCCGAGTACGTCGCAGTGTGCCTGCCGGCGTTCAGCCCCGAGACCGTCAACCGAGAGGGCGAGTGA
- a CDS encoding RNA polymerase subunit sigma-70, translating into MSQITDDAGFTDAVSRHERELTVHCYRMTGSHDDARELVQETFLRAWSARSSYEGRASVRTWLYRIATNLCLDTLAHSSRRVLPYELGPPAPAGEMEVRADLPWLQPFPTTDDEPAEAAVARETIELAFIVALQHLPPRQRCALVLRDVLGWPTAEVAATLDASVPSTNSALQRAREAMRTRLPADRSSWSPAAPNPDELALARRYAAAVERADIEAVVALLADDVRATMPPWPYWMADRSSVEQALRESWEPSSPSYVGRFRHVPLVVNGSPGAASYTRVGDTGPYLPFALGVLRIEGDRIVELTAFHDTSLFAAFGLPAEHR; encoded by the coding sequence ATGAGCCAGATCACCGACGACGCCGGCTTCACCGACGCCGTGAGCCGGCACGAGCGTGAGCTGACGGTGCACTGCTACCGCATGACCGGTTCGCATGACGACGCCCGCGAGCTGGTCCAGGAGACGTTCCTACGGGCCTGGTCGGCGCGGTCGTCGTACGAGGGTCGGGCCTCGGTGCGCACGTGGCTCTACCGCATCGCCACCAACCTGTGCCTCGACACGCTCGCGCACTCCAGCAGACGCGTCCTGCCGTACGAGCTCGGCCCGCCCGCGCCCGCCGGCGAGATGGAGGTGCGCGCGGATCTGCCCTGGTTGCAGCCGTTTCCGACGACCGACGACGAGCCGGCGGAGGCCGCAGTGGCGCGCGAGACGATCGAGCTGGCGTTCATCGTGGCGCTGCAGCACCTGCCTCCGCGGCAGCGGTGCGCGCTCGTGCTGCGCGACGTCCTGGGCTGGCCCACGGCCGAGGTCGCGGCCACGCTCGACGCGAGCGTGCCGTCGACCAACAGCGCCCTGCAACGCGCTCGTGAGGCGATGCGCACCCGGCTGCCCGCCGACCGGTCGAGCTGGTCGCCCGCAGCGCCGAACCCGGACGAGCTCGCCCTCGCTCGTCGCTACGCCGCCGCCGTCGAGCGTGCCGACATCGAGGCGGTCGTCGCACTGCTGGCCGACGACGTCCGCGCGACGATGCCGCCCTGGCCGTACTGGATGGCCGACCGCTCGTCGGTCGAGCAGGCGCTGCGCGAGAGCTGGGAGCCGAGCAGCCCGTCGTACGTCGGCCGGTTCCGGCACGTGCCTCTCGTCGTCAACGGCTCGCCCGGCGCGGCGTCGTACACCCGGGTCGGCGACACCGGTCCGTACCTCCCGTTCGCGCTCGGGGTGCTGCGCATCGAGGGCGACCGGATCGTCGAGCTGACGGCCTTCCACGACACGTCGCTGTTCGCGGCGTTCGGGCTGCCCGCCGAGCACCGATGA
- a CDS encoding dihydrofolate reductase family protein, which yields MTRIVYAAAMSFDGYIAGPEHDMQWLTPHFAPNPDADDLMHRAGSLLVGRTTYGSDDPNAGTDAEGPFGGRWHGLQVVLTHRVPDEPVEGVEFYDDLDRALARAREAAGDKDVEILGADIARQCLERGLVDEIVMLVVPVLLGDGVRMFHEAGGHEIRLKQTRAAQSGAGALLAYEVVR from the coding sequence ATGACCCGCATCGTCTACGCCGCCGCCATGTCGTTCGACGGCTACATCGCCGGGCCCGAGCACGACATGCAGTGGCTGACCCCGCACTTCGCGCCCAACCCCGACGCCGACGACCTCATGCACCGGGCCGGCTCCCTGCTCGTCGGCCGCACGACCTACGGCAGCGACGACCCCAACGCCGGCACCGACGCCGAGGGTCCGTTCGGCGGGCGCTGGCACGGGCTGCAGGTCGTGCTGACGCACCGGGTGCCGGACGAGCCGGTCGAGGGAGTCGAGTTCTACGACGACCTCGACCGCGCGCTCGCCCGGGCACGCGAGGCCGCCGGCGACAAGGACGTCGAGATCCTCGGCGCCGACATCGCGCGTCAGTGCCTGGAGCGCGGGCTCGTCGACGAGATCGTCATGCTCGTCGTGCCCGTCCTGCTCGGCGACGGAGTGCGGATGTTCCACGAGGCCGGCGGGCACGAGATCCGGCTGAAGCAGACCCGCGCCGCCCAGTCGGGCGCCGGGGCCCTGCTGGCGTACGAGGTCGTGCGCTGA
- a CDS encoding thymidine phosphorylase — translation MSEAFDAVDVIRAKRDRQPLSDEQIDWVIDAYTRGAVADEQMSSLAMAVLLNGMERREIARWTAAMIASGERMDFSSLSRPTADKHSTGGVGDKITLPLAPLVAACGAAVPQLSGRGLGHTGGTLDKLESIPGWQATLSNDAMLAQLDDVGAVICAAGDGLAPADKKLYALRDVTGTVEAIPLIASSIMSKKIAEGTGSLVLDVKVGSGAFMKDAEQAAELARTMVALGTDAGVKTVALLTDMSTPLGLTAGNALEVRESVEVLAGGGPADVVELTVTLAREMLAAAGVDSDDPADALKDGRAMDVWKRMIRAQGGDPDAELPVAKETQVVEADADGTLTRLDALQVGVAAWRLGAGRARKEDPVQAGAGVEMHAKPGDVVRKGQPLLTLHTDTPEKFARAQESLAGAWTIGEGGAGRTPLVIDRVD, via the coding sequence ATGAGCGAAGCGTTCGATGCCGTCGATGTCATCCGGGCCAAGAGAGACCGTCAGCCGCTGTCCGACGAGCAGATCGACTGGGTGATCGACGCCTACACCCGTGGTGCGGTCGCGGACGAGCAGATGTCGTCGCTGGCGATGGCGGTCCTGCTCAACGGCATGGAGCGCCGCGAGATCGCGCGCTGGACGGCTGCGATGATCGCCTCGGGCGAGCGCATGGACTTCTCCTCGTTGAGCCGCCCGACCGCGGACAAGCACTCGACCGGTGGCGTCGGCGACAAGATCACGCTTCCGCTCGCGCCCCTGGTCGCAGCCTGCGGTGCAGCCGTGCCGCAGCTGTCCGGGCGCGGTCTCGGCCACACCGGCGGCACCCTCGACAAGCTGGAGTCGATCCCCGGCTGGCAGGCGACCCTGTCCAACGACGCGATGCTCGCTCAGCTCGACGACGTCGGTGCCGTCATCTGTGCGGCCGGCGACGGCCTCGCGCCGGCCGACAAGAAGCTCTACGCGCTGCGCGACGTCACGGGCACCGTCGAGGCGATCCCGCTGATCGCCAGCTCGATCATGAGCAAGAAGATCGCCGAGGGCACCGGCTCCCTGGTGCTCGACGTCAAGGTCGGCTCAGGTGCGTTCATGAAGGACGCCGAGCAGGCCGCCGAGCTCGCCCGCACGATGGTCGCGCTCGGCACCGATGCCGGTGTGAAGACCGTCGCGCTGCTCACCGACATGTCGACGCCGCTCGGTCTCACCGCAGGCAACGCGCTCGAGGTGCGCGAGTCGGTCGAGGTCCTCGCCGGCGGCGGCCCGGCTGACGTCGTCGAGCTCACCGTCACCCTCGCCCGCGAGATGCTCGCCGCCGCCGGCGTCGACAGTGACGACCCGGCCGACGCGCTCAAGGACGGCCGCGCGATGGACGTCTGGAAGCGCATGATCCGCGCGCAGGGCGGCGACCCTGACGCCGAGCTGCCGGTGGCGAAGGAGACCCAGGTCGTCGAGGCAGATGCCGACGGCACGCTCACCCGGCTCGATGCCCTGCAGGTCGGTGTGGCGGCCTGGCGTCTCGGCGCGGGCCGCGCTCGCAAGGAGGACCCGGTGCAGGCCGGCGCCGGCGTCGAGATGCACGCCAAGCCCGGCGACGTCGTACGCAAGGGACAGCCGCTGCTGACCCTGCACACCGACACCCCCGAGAAGTTCGCGCGCGCCCAGGAGTCGCTGGCCGGCGCCTGGACGATCGGGGAGGGTGGCGCGGGTCGTACGCCGCTGGTCATCGACCGGGTCGACTGA
- a CDS encoding cytidine deaminase gives MTVDWDALKAEAVEAMRTAYAPYSHFPVGVAGLVDDGRVVSGCNVENAAYGVALCAECGMVSELHRTGGGRLVAVACVNAEGEPLMPCGRCRQLLWEHGGPTCELLTPQGVLPMTQVLPQAFGLADIEHVTGERPTA, from the coding sequence GTGACGGTTGACTGGGATGCGCTGAAGGCCGAGGCGGTCGAGGCGATGCGGACGGCGTACGCGCCGTACAGCCACTTCCCGGTCGGCGTCGCCGGCCTCGTCGACGACGGCCGGGTCGTGAGCGGCTGCAACGTCGAGAACGCCGCGTACGGCGTCGCGCTGTGCGCCGAGTGCGGCATGGTCTCCGAGCTGCATCGCACGGGCGGCGGCCGGCTGGTCGCGGTCGCGTGCGTCAACGCTGAGGGCGAGCCGCTGATGCCGTGCGGCCGCTGCCGACAGCTGCTGTGGGAGCACGGTGGCCCGACGTGTGAGCTGCTCACGCCGCAGGGTGTGTTGCCGATGACGCAGGTGCTACCGCAGGCGTTCGGGCTCGCCGACATCGAGCACGTCACCGGCGAGCGGCCCACGGCCTAG